Proteins from one Ranitomeya variabilis isolate aRanVar5 chromosome 1, aRanVar5.hap1, whole genome shotgun sequence genomic window:
- the SLC25A29 gene encoding mitochondrial basic amino acids transporter isoform X2 yields MMGLTFINALVFGVQGNTLRYLGSDTPINQFLAGAAAGAIQCVICCPMELSKTRMQLQGTGEYKSKSKNYKNSLDCLVKIHRKEGLRGINKGMVTTFLRETPSFGFYFLTYDYLTRYLGCEISDSFIIPKLLFAGGMSGIVSWLSTYPIDVIKSRLQADGIGGVNNYNGILDCVRKSYQVEGWRVFTRGLTSTLLRAFPVNAATFATVTLFLMYMRSENAIKECDTGPAIQQPSSM; encoded by the coding sequence ATGATGGGGTTGACCTTCATCAATGCACTCGTTTTTGGAGTTCAAGGAAACACCTTGAGATACCTCGGCTCCGACACTCCAATAAACCAGTTTCTTGCGGGAGCAGCCGCTGGCGCCATCCAGTGTGTGATCTGTTGCCCGATGGAGCTGTCAAAGACCAGAATGCAACTCCAAGGAACCGGTGAATACAAATCAAAATCCAAGAACTACAAGAATTCCTTGGACTGTTTGGTAAAGATTCACCGAAAAGAAGGACTGAGGGGCATAAACAAGGGCATGGTCACCACCTTCCTCAGGGAGACCCCAAGCTTTGGTTTTTACTTCTTGACCTATGACTATCTCACCAGgtatcttggctgtgagatcagtgACAGTTTCATTATCCCTAAGCTGCTGTTTGCCGGGGGGATGTCGGGGATCGTGTCCTGGCTATCGACTTACCCTATCGATGTGATCAAATCGCGGCTTCAAGCCGACGGCATCGGAGGGGTCAACAATTACAACGGCATTCTGGACTGCGTCAGGAAGAGCTACCAAGTGGAAGGCTGGAGAGTATTTACCAGAGGTCTGACGTCCACATTGCTCAGAGCCTTTCCGGTCAATGCCGCCACGTTCGCAACCGTCACCTTGTTCCTTATGTACATGAGGTCAGAAAACGCTATCAAGGAATGTGACACCGGCCCGGCCATCCAGCAGCCATCAAGCATGTAA
- the SLC25A29 gene encoding mitochondrial basic amino acids transporter isoform X1, translating to MALDFLAGCAGGAAGVLVGHPFDTVKVRLQVQSVSKPLYRGTIHCFQSIIKQESAWGLYKGVGSPMMGLTFINALVFGVQGNTLRYLGSDTPINQFLAGAAAGAIQCVICCPMELSKTRMQLQGTGEYKSKSKNYKNSLDCLVKIHRKEGLRGINKGMVTTFLRETPSFGFYFLTYDYLTRYLGCEISDSFIIPKLLFAGGMSGIVSWLSTYPIDVIKSRLQADGIGGVNNYNGILDCVRKSYQVEGWRVFTRGLTSTLLRAFPVNAATFATVTLFLMYMRSENAIKECDTGPAIQQPSSM from the exons GTGCGGCTGCAGGTTCAGAGTGTATCCAAACCCCTATATCGAGGGACCATTCATTGCTTCCAGTCCATTATCAAACAGGAATCG GCATGGGGACTTTACAAAGGAGTGGGTTCACCAATGATGGGGTTGACCTTCATCAATGCACTCGTTTTTGGAGTTCAAGGAAACACCTTGAGATACCTCGGCTCCGACACTCCAATAAACCAGTTTCTTGCGGGAGCAGCCGCTGGCGCCATCCAGTGTGTGATCTGTTGCCCGATGGAGCTGTCAAAGACCAGAATGCAACTCCAAGGAACCGGTGAATACAAATCAAAATCCAAGAACTACAAGAATTCCTTGGACTGTTTGGTAAAGATTCACCGAAAAGAAGGACTGAGGGGCATAAACAAGGGCATGGTCACCACCTTCCTCAGGGAGACCCCAAGCTTTGGTTTTTACTTCTTGACCTATGACTATCTCACCAGgtatcttggctgtgagatcagtgACAGTTTCATTATCCCTAAGCTGCTGTTTGCCGGGGGGATGTCGGGGATCGTGTCCTGGCTATCGACTTACCCTATCGATGTGATCAAATCGCGGCTTCAAGCCGACGGCATCGGAGGGGTCAACAATTACAACGGCATTCTGGACTGCGTCAGGAAGAGCTACCAAGTGGAAGGCTGGAGAGTATTTACCAGAGGTCTGACGTCCACATTGCTCAGAGCCTTTCCGGTCAATGCCGCCACGTTCGCAACCGTCACCTTGTTCCTTATGTACATGAGGTCAGAAAACGCTATCAAGGAATGTGACACCGGCCCGGCCATCCAGCAGCCATCAAGCATGTAA